The following are from one region of the Roseobacter fucihabitans genome:
- the ccmA gene encoding heme ABC exporter ATP-binding protein CcmA: protein MTLTIRDLCVARGGVPVLDRLSFALVPGQALILRGPNGSGKTTLLRTLAGLQPPLSGHIEAAEESIAYSSHSDGLKSMLTVTENLRFWADVFGQGDIEPALAAFSLSPLRDRMAGTLSAGQKRRLGLARMLVTGRPIWMMDEPTVSLDVDAVVQFASAVSAHLGAGGSALIATHIDLGLEAEVFDVTPYRAALDARAGASDEAFL from the coding sequence ATGACATTAACGATCCGTGATCTTTGCGTGGCGCGTGGCGGTGTTCCGGTGCTCGATCGGCTTTCCTTTGCGCTTGTGCCGGGGCAGGCGCTGATCCTGCGCGGTCCCAATGGTTCGGGCAAGACCACGCTGCTGCGCACCTTGGCCGGGTTGCAGCCCCCTTTGAGCGGGCATATCGAGGCAGCTGAGGAGAGTATCGCCTATTCCAGTCATTCCGATGGGTTGAAATCCATGCTCACGGTCACGGAAAACCTGCGCTTCTGGGCGGATGTTTTTGGCCAGGGTGACATCGAACCCGCCCTTGCGGCTTTCTCCCTGTCCCCTCTCAGGGACCGCATGGCCGGGACGCTGTCAGCTGGGCAAAAACGCCGCCTTGGGCTGGCGCGCATGCTGGTGACCGGGCGTCCCATCTGGATGATGGATGAACCCACGGTATCGCTGGACGTGGATGCGGTTGTGCAATTTGCCTCTGCGGTGAGCGCGCATCTTGGGGCGGGCGGTTCGGCGTTGATCGCCACGCACATCGACCTTGGCCTTGAGGCGGAGGTGTTTGACGTCACGCCATATCGCGCCGCCCTGGACGCACGCGCTGGTGCCAGCGACGAGGCCTTCCTGTGA
- the acnA gene encoding aconitate hydratase AcnA: protein MPITVGHDTSKTRKTLNVGAQTVDYYSIPAATKAGLGDFSKLPAALKVVLENMLRFEDGKTVTTDDIKAFAVWGANGGKNPREIAYRPARVLLQDFTGVPAVVDLAAMRDAIISLGGDAEKINPLNPVDLVIDHSVMIDEFGNPRAFQMNVDREYERNMERYTFLKWGQKAFNNFRVVPPGTGICHQVNLEYLAQTVWTDTDQTGANVAYPDTLVGTDSHTTMVNGAAVLGWGVGGIEAEAAMLGQPISMLIPEVIGFELTGTMMEGTTGTDLVLKVVELLRAKGVVGKFVEFYGEGLDRLPLADRATIGNMAPEYGATCGFFPIDGETLRYLRTTGRDEDRIALVEAYAKENGFWRGDDYAPIYTDTLHLDMGTIVPAISGPKRPQDYVALDQGQTAFRREMEETFKRPMGKEVAVVGEDYTMESGKVVIASITSCTNTSNPYVMIGAGLVARKARALGMNRKPWVKTSLAPGSQVVSAYLEAANLQEDLDAIGFNLVGYGCTTCIGNSGPIQKELSAAIAEGDLVATSVLSGNRNFEGRISPDVRANYLASPPLVVAYALAGTLDINLATDVIGQDRDGNDVFLKDLWPTSQEVAELVEQTVTREAFQTKYADVFKGDDKWQGVATTDSKTYDWPVSSTYVQNPPYFQGMGKEPGTISNIENASVLAILGDMITTDHISPAGSFKDTTPAGQYLIERQVPVREFNSYGSRRGNHEVMMRGTFANIRIKNEMLDGVEGGYTKGPDGNQASIYDAAMAYQEAGTPLVIFGGEQYGAGSSRDWAAKGTALLGVKAVVAESFERIHRSNLVGMGVIPFEFTGGDTRKSLGLSGDETVSISGLDTIKPLQEVPCTITMADGAVTEITLKCRIDTAIEIEYIEHGGVLHYVLRNLAQAA from the coding sequence ATGCCCATTACCGTTGGTCACGACACCTCGAAAACGCGCAAGACCCTGAATGTCGGCGCGCAAACCGTAGATTACTACTCGATCCCCGCCGCGACAAAAGCAGGCCTTGGAGATTTTTCAAAATTGCCCGCCGCGTTGAAAGTCGTGCTGGAAAACATGCTGCGGTTTGAGGACGGAAAGACGGTCACGACTGATGACATCAAGGCCTTTGCCGTTTGGGGTGCCAATGGTGGCAAGAACCCGCGCGAGATTGCCTACCGCCCTGCCCGCGTCTTGTTGCAGGATTTCACTGGTGTTCCGGCTGTGGTGGATCTGGCCGCGATGCGCGATGCCATCATCAGCCTTGGCGGTGATGCGGAGAAGATCAACCCGCTGAACCCGGTCGATCTGGTCATTGACCACTCGGTGATGATCGATGAATTTGGCAACCCTCGCGCGTTTCAGATGAATGTTGATCGCGAATATGAGCGCAATATGGAGCGCTATACCTTCCTCAAATGGGGTCAGAAGGCGTTCAACAATTTCCGCGTTGTGCCGCCCGGCACCGGCATTTGCCATCAGGTAAACCTTGAATATCTTGCGCAAACCGTCTGGACGGATACGGATCAGACCGGCGCGAATGTCGCCTATCCCGACACGCTTGTGGGCACCGACAGCCACACCACGATGGTCAATGGCGCCGCCGTTCTGGGCTGGGGTGTGGGTGGGATCGAGGCCGAAGCCGCCATGCTCGGCCAGCCGATCTCCATGCTGATACCCGAGGTCATTGGTTTCGAGCTGACCGGCACGATGATGGAAGGCACCACTGGTACCGACCTCGTGCTCAAAGTGGTTGAATTGCTGCGCGCAAAGGGTGTTGTCGGCAAATTCGTCGAATTCTACGGCGAAGGTCTGGACCGTTTGCCACTGGCAGATCGTGCGACCATCGGCAATATGGCCCCGGAATACGGTGCTACCTGTGGCTTCTTCCCGATCGACGGGGAAACTCTGCGCTACCTGCGCACCACAGGCCGGGATGAAGACCGCATTGCGCTGGTCGAGGCCTATGCCAAAGAGAACGGGTTCTGGCGCGGCGATGATTATGCGCCGATCTATACCGACACACTGCATCTGGACATGGGCACCATCGTGCCTGCGATTTCCGGCCCCAAACGGCCACAGGATTATGTGGCGCTCGATCAGGGCCAAACCGCCTTTCGCCGCGAAATGGAGGAGACCTTCAAACGCCCGATGGGCAAGGAGGTCGCCGTTGTGGGCGAGGATTACACCATGGAAAGCGGCAAGGTCGTGATCGCCTCGATCACCTCCTGCACCAACACCTCCAACCCCTATGTGATGATTGGGGCGGGTCTCGTGGCGCGTAAAGCGCGCGCGCTCGGCATGAACCGCAAGCCTTGGGTCAAAACATCGCTCGCCCCCGGCAGCCAGGTGGTTTCCGCCTATCTGGAAGCGGCGAATCTGCAAGAGGATCTCGACGCCATCGGTTTCAACCTGGTGGGCTATGGCTGCACCACCTGCATCGGCAATTCCGGACCGATCCAGAAAGAGCTTTCCGCCGCCATCGCCGAGGGTGATCTGGTGGCAACCTCCGTGCTCTCGGGCAACCGCAATTTTGAGGGCCGGATCAGCCCGGATGTGCGCGCGAATTACCTCGCCTCCCCGCCGCTGGTTGTGGCCTATGCGCTGGCCGGGACGCTGGACATTAACCTCGCGACGGATGTGATCGGACAGGACAGGGATGGCAATGACGTCTTCCTCAAGGATTTGTGGCCGACAAGTCAGGAAGTCGCGGAATTGGTCGAGCAGACCGTGACCCGCGAGGCCTTCCAGACCAAATACGCCGATGTCTTCAAAGGCGATGATAAATGGCAGGGCGTCGCGACCACGGACAGCAAAACCTATGACTGGCCAGTGTCCTCGACCTATGTGCAAAACCCGCCTTATTTCCAGGGCATGGGCAAAGAGCCGGGCACGATCAGCAACATCGAAAACGCCTCCGTATTGGCGATTTTGGGTGACATGATCACGACCGACCACATCTCACCGGCGGGGTCGTTCAAGGATACGACCCCTGCGGGCCAATATCTGATCGAGCGGCAAGTGCCGGTGCGCGAATTCAACTCCTACGGCTCGCGACGTGGTAATCACGAGGTCATGATGCGCGGCACCTTCGCCAACATCCGCATCAAGAACGAGATGCTGGACGGGGTCGAGGGCGGCTATACCAAGGGGCCAGACGGCAATCAGGCGTCAATCTATGACGCCGCGATGGCCTATCAGGAGGCCGGCACGCCGCTGGTGATCTTTGGCGGTGAGCAATACGGTGCCGGCTCCTCGCGCGACTGGGCGGCAAAGGGCACCGCACTTTTGGGCGTGAAGGCCGTGGTAGCGGAGAGTTTCGAGCGCATCCACCGCTCCAATCTGGTCGGGATGGGTGTCATTCCGTTTGAATTCACCGGTGGCGACACGCGTAAATCGCTGGGTCTGAGCGGGGATGAAACGGTGTCCATCTCGGGTCTGGATACGATCAAGCCTCTGCAAGAGGTGCCCTGCACGATCACAATGGCGGATGGTGCGGTAACAGAGATCACCCTGAAATGCCGGATCGATACCGCGATTGAGATCGAATATATCGAACACGGCGGCGTGCTGCACTACGTCCTGCGCAATCTGGCGCAAGCCGCCTGA
- the ccmB gene encoding heme exporter protein CcmB, with protein sequence MKALLKRDLMLAFRAGGGFGLGLAFFLIVTVLVPFGVGPNSDLLSRIAPGILWLGALLACLLSLDRLLALDWEDGTLDLLATSPLPLEAGLSIKALAHWISTGLPLVLAAPVLGILLNLPTPGYGWLVLSLLLGTPALSVIGTFGAALTVGVKRGGLLMSLLVLPLYVPTLIFGAEAARRGATGMDATTPLLMLAGITAGVIAIMPFASAAALRVNLR encoded by the coding sequence GTGAAGGCGCTCCTGAAACGCGACCTGATGCTGGCCTTTCGCGCAGGGGGTGGTTTTGGCCTCGGCCTTGCGTTTTTCCTCATCGTGACCGTGCTGGTGCCTTTTGGCGTCGGGCCAAACTCGGACCTGTTGTCGCGCATTGCACCGGGCATACTCTGGCTCGGGGCTTTGCTGGCGTGCCTCCTGTCGCTGGATCGCCTGCTCGCGCTGGATTGGGAGGACGGCACGCTCGATCTGCTGGCGACCTCGCCCTTGCCACTGGAGGCAGGCCTCAGCATCAAGGCGCTGGCGCATTGGATCAGCACCGGGCTGCCGCTGGTGCTGGCCGCACCCGTTCTCGGCATCCTGCTCAACCTGCCCACACCGGGCTATGGCTGGCTGGTGCTCTCGCTCCTGCTCGGCACGCCTGCGCTCTCGGTGATCGGCACCTTTGGCGCGGCCCTCACGGTCGGGGTTAAACGCGGCGGCTTGCTGATGTCCCTGCTGGTGCTGCCGCTCTATGTGCCGACGCTGATTTTCGGGGCCGAAGCCGCGCGCCGGGGCGCGACCGGCATGGACGCCACCACACCGCTTTTGATGCTGGCGGGGATCACTGCGGGCGTGATTGCGATCATGCCCTTTGCCTCTGCCGCCGCTTTGCGGGTGAACTTGCGGTGA
- a CDS encoding Mth938-like domain-containing protein: protein MRLNEITFTDAKPVEGYGKGFFRIGGEVFHSPVLTGSGGTVAWDGYDDLAALVALKDEIDVLFIGTGAEIAHLPAAVRDALEEAGIAVEIMASPAACRTYNVLLSEGRRIALALLPV, encoded by the coding sequence ATGCGCCTGAATGAGATAACATTTACCGATGCCAAACCTGTTGAAGGCTATGGCAAAGGTTTTTTCCGCATCGGGGGAGAGGTGTTTCACAGCCCGGTGCTGACCGGATCCGGCGGCACGGTTGCATGGGACGGCTATGATGATCTGGCCGCTCTTGTCGCGCTCAAGGACGAGATTGACGTCCTTTTCATCGGCACTGGCGCGGAAATCGCGCACTTACCCGCGGCTGTGCGTGATGCATTGGAGGAGGCCGGGATCGCGGTCGAGATCATGGCCTCCCCGGCGGCCTGTCGCACCTATAATGTGCTCTTGAGCGAGGGGCGCCGCATTGCTCTGGCGCTCCTTCCTGTCTGA
- the ccmD gene encoding heme exporter protein CcmD → MPDLGKYADAVLSAYGGTILLLLLLVIFTLRRGRAAREALESVEKRIKPNG, encoded by the coding sequence ATGCCTGATCTGGGAAAATACGCCGATGCTGTGCTCTCCGCTTATGGGGGCACGATCTTGTTGCTTTTGTTGCTGGTAATCTTCACCCTGCGCCGGGGGCGTGCGGCACGCGAAGCTTTGGAAAGCGTCGAAAAAAGGATCAAGCCAAATGGCTAA
- a CDS encoding FliG C-terminal domain-containing protein, with translation MTDMVPMAPFPALPGMGDAAPVTLSRRAKAAIVVRLLLNEGAEIPLEDLPEDLQAHLTKQMGSMRLVDRATLASVVSEFADELENIGLSFPGGMAGALDSLDGRISKQTATRLRKEAGVRQYGDPWARLKDMGVEKLLPVLENESIEVAAVLLSKINVARAAELLSKLPGPKARRITYAVSQTSAVTPDAVDRIGISLATQLDAEPLKAFDSGPVERVGAILNSAKSITRDDVLEGLDETDAGFADLVRKAIFTFANIPQRIAPRDIPRVIRELEQEQLLTALAGAEAAGMKLSADFILENMSGRMADQLREEMGEKGTVKTTEVEEAMASIVSVIREMETTGELLLVVEETDDG, from the coding sequence ATGACTGATATGGTTCCAATGGCGCCGTTTCCGGCCCTGCCGGGAATGGGAGACGCCGCACCCGTGACGCTGAGCCGACGCGCAAAAGCGGCAATTGTTGTGCGTTTGCTGCTGAATGAGGGGGCCGAAATTCCGCTCGAAGACCTCCCCGAAGATCTTCAGGCGCATCTGACCAAGCAAATGGGTTCCATGCGGCTGGTGGATCGGGCCACGCTTGCCAGTGTCGTGTCAGAATTTGCCGATGAATTGGAGAATATCGGCTTATCCTTTCCGGGTGGCATGGCGGGCGCGCTCGACTCCCTTGACGGTCGTATTTCCAAACAAACCGCGACCCGGCTGCGCAAGGAGGCGGGCGTGCGCCAATATGGCGACCCCTGGGCCCGGTTGAAGGACATGGGCGTGGAAAAGCTCCTGCCGGTCCTGGAAAACGAAAGCATCGAAGTCGCCGCTGTCTTGCTGTCCAAGATCAATGTGGCGCGCGCCGCAGAGCTGTTGAGCAAATTGCCCGGACCCAAGGCGCGTCGGATTACCTATGCCGTCTCCCAGACCAGCGCCGTCACGCCTGATGCGGTGGATCGAATCGGTATTTCGCTTGCAACGCAATTGGACGCCGAACCGCTTAAGGCCTTTGACAGCGGACCGGTGGAGCGCGTGGGGGCCATTTTGAACTCAGCAAAATCCATAACCCGTGATGATGTCCTGGAAGGGTTGGATGAAACCGATGCCGGATTTGCCGATCTGGTCCGTAAAGCAATTTTCACTTTCGCAAATATCCCCCAGCGTATTGCCCCACGAGATATTCCACGCGTCATTCGCGAGTTGGAACAGGAACAGCTTTTGACTGCATTAGCCGGTGCAGAAGCAGCTGGTATGAAACTCTCTGCGGATTTTATTCTGGAAAACATGTCCGGTCGCATGGCCGATCAACTGCGCGAAGAAATGGGCGAAAAAGGGACCGTCAAAACCACAGAGGTCGAGGAGGCCATGGCATCCATCGTTTCGGTCATCCGCGAAATGGAAACTACGGGCGAGTTACTGCTTGTTGTGGAAGAAACCGACGACGGCTAA
- a CDS encoding heme ABC transporter permease, producing MSVSDHTPKRPSGFWSYANPVKFLGFSQRILPTLWVLSAICLVVGLIWGFFFTPDDFRQGSTVKIIYLHVPSALMAINAWFMMLVASLIWLIRRHHVSALAAKAAAPVGVVMTLIALFTGAVWGEPMWGTWWAWDPRLTSFLILFLFYLGYIALWSAIEDPDTAADLTSVLCLVGSVFAVLSRYAVNFWNQGLHQGASLSLDKEENVADVFYFPLLVCIAGFVLLFFALVLYRTGTEIRLRRTRALQAREVRA from the coding sequence ATGTCAGTAAGCGATCACACACCCAAACGCCCCTCGGGCTTCTGGAGCTACGCCAACCCTGTGAAATTCCTGGGGTTCAGCCAACGGATATTGCCCACCCTTTGGGTGCTGTCGGCGATCTGTCTGGTTGTGGGGCTGATCTGGGGCTTCTTCTTCACGCCTGACGATTTCCGGCAAGGCTCGACCGTCAAGATCATCTACCTCCACGTCCCCTCCGCCCTGATGGCCATTAACGCCTGGTTCATGATGCTGGTGGCCTCACTGATCTGGCTGATCCGGCGCCACCACGTCTCTGCCCTCGCGGCCAAGGCCGCCGCCCCGGTGGGTGTGGTCATGACGCTGATCGCGCTTTTTACCGGTGCGGTCTGGGGCGAGCCGATGTGGGGGACCTGGTGGGCCTGGGACCCGCGCTTGACCTCCTTCCTGATCCTGTTCCTGTTTTACCTCGGCTACATCGCCCTGTGGTCGGCGATCGAGGACCCGGATACGGCGGCTGACCTTACGTCCGTGTTATGTCTCGTCGGCTCTGTCTTTGCCGTGCTGTCGCGCTATGCGGTAAACTTCTGGAACCAGGGGCTGCATCAAGGGGCCTCATTGAGCTTGGACAAGGAAGAAAACGTTGCGGATGTTTTCTACTTCCCGCTTCTGGTCTGCATCGCCGGTTTCGTGTTGCTGTTTTTCGCTCTGGTCCTCTACCGGACCGGCACCGAAATCCGCCTGCGCCGCACCCGCGCGTTGCAAGCCCGTGAGGTGCGCGCATGA
- a CDS encoding adenylosuccinate lyase, whose amino-acid sequence MTIKTLAAAVALTLTPVLAFAGGCNYGKEKVTMSCAAGTSYDAASGTCVTGVTS is encoded by the coding sequence ATGACGATCAAGACTTTGGCCGCCGCGGTGGCCCTAACACTGACACCCGTATTGGCCTTTGCTGGTGGGTGTAACTACGGCAAAGAAAAAGTGACCATGTCCTGTGCCGCCGGCACCAGTTATGACGCCGCCTCCGGGACCTGCGTCACCGGCGTTACCAGCTAA
- a CDS encoding thioredoxin family protein, producing the protein MKKLSYVLAAFWLISAPAVAQNSPVVVELFTSQGCSSCPPADELLHGLAERDDVIALALHVDYWDYIGWKDEFADPRNAERQRAYATTAGRRSIYTPEMIVNGLTDIVGAKPMEISKAIAEHKEVPASVTVSLQKSGDDLRIEAQVLRDVKGPLVVQILRYKPRREARITRGENAGKTIDYANVTQDWKVLAEWDGRAPFSMNAIATGDDPVVVLIQSTEMGPIVAAARIR; encoded by the coding sequence ATGAAAAAACTGTCTTACGTTTTGGCGGCTTTTTGGCTGATCAGCGCGCCAGCTGTGGCCCAGAATTCGCCGGTTGTCGTTGAATTGTTTACGTCACAGGGATGTTCCTCCTGCCCGCCCGCAGATGAGCTGTTGCATGGGCTGGCCGAACGCGACGATGTGATCGCGCTGGCTTTGCATGTGGATTACTGGGATTACATCGGCTGGAAGGATGAATTCGCCGACCCCAGAAACGCTGAACGTCAACGCGCCTATGCTACGACAGCGGGGCGGCGCTCGATCTACACCCCTGAAATGATCGTAAACGGGTTGACTGATATCGTGGGCGCAAAACCAATGGAAATTTCCAAGGCAATTGCAGAGCACAAGGAGGTGCCGGCCAGTGTTACGGTTTCGCTGCAAAAGTCCGGTGATGATCTGCGGATCGAGGCGCAGGTCTTGCGTGATGTTAAAGGCCCGTTGGTGGTCCAGATTCTGCGTTACAAACCCCGCCGCGAGGCGCGGATAACACGCGGTGAAAACGCAGGTAAAACAATAGACTACGCGAATGTGACGCAAGATTGGAAGGTCCTGGCGGAATGGGACGGGCGCGCGCCGTTTTCGATGAACGCAATCGCCACGGGCGATGATCCCGTTGTCGTGCTGATCCAAAGCACCGAGATGGGGCCGATTGTGGCAGCGGCGCGCATCAGGTGA
- a CDS encoding sulfite exporter TauE/SafE family protein, protein MLEALAGVFETDGLLWLMMGVVAAGLVRGFAGFGSGMIIMPVASAVLSPVAAVTFMMMAELLGPLPNLPAAWREGAPRDVARLMIGAVITVPIGILCLSVMDANFFGWVVSISVGILLALLMTGWRYKGELTPKLTVVTGGLGGFMGGFAGVPGPPVIMLYMSSRLPIAVIRANFLLYLLAIDVVMIAVFFVLDLFVWKIALLGLMAGIPNVIANMIGARLFNPNAEVIFRRVAYLVIALSAIIGLPIWK, encoded by the coding sequence ATGCTTGAGGCGCTCGCAGGCGTTTTCGAAACAGACGGGCTTCTTTGGCTGATGATGGGGGTGGTTGCGGCTGGCCTGGTGCGCGGTTTTGCAGGCTTTGGCAGCGGGATGATCATCATGCCGGTCGCCTCCGCCGTGCTGTCCCCGGTCGCGGCTGTGACCTTCATGATGATGGCGGAACTCCTCGGCCCCTTGCCGAATCTGCCCGCCGCCTGGCGTGAGGGCGCGCCGCGTGATGTCGCCCGTCTGATGATCGGTGCGGTGATCACCGTGCCCATCGGGATCCTCTGCCTGTCGGTTATGGACGCGAATTTCTTTGGCTGGGTGGTGTCGATCTCGGTGGGTATTCTGCTGGCGCTTTTGATGACCGGTTGGCGTTACAAGGGCGAACTGACCCCAAAACTGACGGTTGTGACGGGGGGGCTTGGGGGTTTCATGGGCGGTTTCGCCGGGGTGCCGGGCCCGCCGGTGATCATGCTCTACATGTCCAGCCGCCTGCCCATCGCCGTCATACGGGCGAATTTTCTGCTTTATCTGCTGGCCATTGACGTGGTGATGATCGCGGTGTTCTTCGTGCTTGATCTGTTTGTATGGAAAATCGCGCTGCTCGGCTTGATGGCGGGCATTCCCAATGTGATCGCCAATATGATTGGTGCGCGGCTTTTCAATCCGAATGCAGAGGTGATTTTTCGCCGCGTGGCCTACCTTGTGATTGCACTTTCGGCTATTATTGGCCTGCCAATCTGGAAGTAG
- the purB gene encoding adenylosuccinate lyase: MIPRYSRPDMVAIWSAETKFRIWYEIEAHACDAMADLGVIPRANAEAVWKARDVEFDVARIDEIEAVTKHDVIAFLTHLAEHVGSDEARFVHQGMTSSDVLDTCFNVQLVRATDILIEDMKGLLAALKRRALEHKDTVRIGRSHGIHAEPTTMGLTFARFYAEMDRNLNRLLKARYEIATGAISGAVGTFANIDPAVEEHVCAKLGLEPEPISTQVIPRDRHAAFFAALGVVGSSIENIATEIRHMQRTEVLEAEEFFSAGQKGSSAMPHKRNPVLTENLTGLARLVRMAVVPAMENVALWHERDISHSSVERNIGPDTTITLDFALARLTSVVDKLVIYPDNMLANMNKFRGLVMSQRVLLALTQAGVSREDAYKLVQRNAMRVWEEGKDFKTELLGDTDVLAALSAEEIEEKFDIGYHTKHVDTIFKRVFKD, from the coding sequence ATGATCCCCCGCTATTCCCGTCCCGACATGGTTGCAATCTGGTCTGCGGAAACGAAATTCCGTATCTGGTATGAAATCGAGGCGCATGCCTGTGACGCGATGGCCGATCTGGGTGTGATCCCGCGCGCCAATGCCGAGGCCGTCTGGAAGGCCAGGGACGTTGAATTCGACGTTGCACGCATTGATGAGATCGAGGCCGTGACCAAACATGACGTTATCGCATTCCTGACCCATCTGGCGGAACATGTGGGCAGCGATGAGGCACGGTTTGTGCATCAGGGCATGACGTCTTCGGATGTGCTCGACACCTGTTTCAATGTGCAACTGGTGCGCGCCACCGACATTCTGATCGAGGATATGAAGGGGTTGCTCGCAGCACTCAAGCGCCGCGCGCTGGAGCATAAGGACACCGTGCGCATCGGGCGCAGCCACGGTATTCACGCCGAACCCACGACCATGGGCCTGACCTTTGCGCGGTTTTACGCGGAGATGGACCGCAACCTGAACCGTTTGCTAAAAGCGCGTTATGAAATCGCGACCGGGGCGATTTCCGGCGCGGTCGGCACATTTGCCAACATTGACCCGGCGGTAGAGGAGCATGTCTGCGCGAAACTGGGGCTGGAACCGGAACCGATCAGCACGCAGGTGATTCCCCGCGACCGTCACGCGGCGTTTTTCGCAGCCCTCGGCGTGGTCGGCTCCTCGATCGAAAACATCGCAACCGAAATCCGCCATATGCAGCGCACCGAAGTGCTGGAGGCGGAGGAGTTCTTTTCCGCCGGGCAAAAGGGCTCCTCGGCCATGCCGCATAAGCGTAACCCGGTGCTGACGGAAAACCTCACCGGGCTGGCGCGGTTGGTGCGCATGGCCGTGGTGCCGGCGATGGAAAACGTCGCCCTCTGGCATGAGCGTGACATTTCGCACTCCTCGGTGGAGCGCAATATCGGCCCCGATACCACGATTACGCTGGATTTTGCGCTCGCGCGGCTGACGTCGGTCGTGGACAAGCTGGTGATCTATCCCGACAACATGCTCGCCAATATGAATAAATTCCGTGGTCTGGTGATGAGCCAGCGCGTGTTGCTGGCCCTGACGCAGGCGGGTGTGAGCCGCGAGGATGCCTATAAGTTGGTGCAGCGCAACGCGATGAGGGTCTGGGAAGAGGGCAAGGATTTCAAAACCGAACTTCTGGGGGATACGGATGTGTTGGCCGCGCTGAGCGCCGAGGAGATCGAAGAGAAGTTCGACATCGGATATCACACCAAACATGTCGATACGATCTTCAAGCGGGTGTTCAAGGATTGA
- a CDS encoding DsbE family thiol:disulfide interchange protein translates to MAKISPLMIAPPVIFAAFVAMAGVGMFRDDPNQLPSTMIGQSAPEITSVALGDYPPVTPEAMATGEVTLVNFWASWCPPCRAEHPKLLEMAGEGMPIIGVNFKDKEGPATSYLDDDGNPFAAVAFDPQGRTAINWGVTAPPETFILDAEGTVLFRFAGPLVGSDYEQRFLPALNAAMQGE, encoded by the coding sequence ATGGCTAAAATCTCGCCTCTGATGATCGCTCCGCCGGTGATTTTTGCAGCCTTCGTCGCCATGGCCGGGGTCGGTATGTTTCGCGATGACCCAAACCAACTACCATCCACCATGATCGGCCAGAGCGCGCCAGAGATCACATCCGTCGCGCTTGGCGATTACCCGCCCGTGACGCCCGAGGCCATGGCGACCGGGGAGGTGACGCTGGTGAATTTCTGGGCCAGCTGGTGCCCGCCGTGCCGCGCCGAACACCCCAAGCTGTTGGAAATGGCCGGGGAGGGCATGCCGATAATCGGCGTGAACTTCAAGGACAAAGAAGGACCCGCAACGTCGTATCTGGATGATGACGGCAACCCCTTTGCCGCCGTCGCATTTGACCCACAAGGGCGCACCGCAATCAACTGGGGCGTGACCGCGCCGCCGGAAACCTTCATCCTGGACGCCGAGGGTACGGTTTTGTTCCGCTTCGCAGGCCCTCTGGTTGGCAGTGACTATGAACAGCGGTTTTTACCCGCGCTCAATGCGGCGATGCAAGGTGAGTGA